The stretch of DNA TCAACACGGCGCGTACGCAGATCCTCGCGGGCCTCGCCGACGTCGTCCTCGTGGTCGGGGCGGACGCGGCGCCCAAGGGGTTCTTCCGGCCCGCCGGAGGGGACAGGCACGACGACCCGGACTGGCTGCGGTTCCGGCTCCTCGGTGCCACCAACCCCACGTACTTCGGCCTGTACGCACGCCGCAGGATGGCGGTGCACGGCGACACACTGGAGGACTTCGCCCAGGTCAAGGTGAAGAACGCGGCGGCGGGGGCGCTCAATCCGAACGCGCGCTACCGCAAGGCCGTCAGCGCCGACGAGGTGGCCGCGTCGGCCGTCGTCGCCGACCCCTTGCGGCTGCTCGACATCTGCGCGACCTCCGACGGAGCGGCGGCGCTCGTGCTCTCCAGCATGGAGTTCGCGCGGCGGCGCGGCGCGACCAGCCCCGTGCGAATCCGGGCCGTGTCCACGGTGACGCCGACGTACCCGAACACCGTCCTTGACCTGCCGGACATCGCGACGGACTCCGCGGCAGCCGTGGCGCCGGCCGACGGGACCTTCCGCGCCTCCATCGCGCACGCCGCGTACGAAGAAGCGGGCATCGGACCCGACGAGCTCTCCGTGGCGGAGGTCTACGACCTCTCGACCGCGCTCGAACTGCAGTGGTACGAGGATCTGGGGCTCTGCGGCGAGGGAGAGGGGGCCAAGCTGCTGCGGGAGGGGGCGACCGCTCCGGGCGGGCGCATACCGGTCAACCCCAGCGGCGGACTCGCCTCCTTCGGAGAGGCAGTACCGGCGCAGGCCATCGCCCAAGTGTGCGAGCTGACGTGGCAGTTGAGGGGTACGGCGGGGGCGCGCCAGGTCGCGGGGGCGCGCGCGGGGATCACCGCGAACCAAGGGCTGTTCGGGCACGGCTCCTCGGTCGTCGCGGTGCGCTGAGCGCTGTCACCGGCTCTCCCCGGCCCGACGCGGGGAGAGCCCACGGGCGCCTCACGGGGGAAGGGCTCACGCCGGTTAACCGTTGCCGTCCGCGACCTTGACGCTCCATCACCACCGGTGAACACTTCCGGTGTCAGTCGGCATCGCCGCACTTCGGCTCCTCGCCACTCAGGGCCCCTGTACGCGCGAAGGTCTGCACGAACAGCCTGTTCAGCGGGTCATCCCCCTCTGGGCGATTCGACTGCGACGGCACGCTCGCCATGGAAGCCGAGCGGGGCGCGGGACACCCCTGCCTTCGGCTGAAGTCACCGGGCACAGCCAGGCAGTTGTCGTGGAACGCACCCAGCACGGAGTACCGGGGTCACCGCCCCGGGCGAGGCCCTAGGAGCCGCCATGTACTCGAATGGGGACATCTTCGTCGGTGAGATCATCGGCACCGCGATCCTGATTCTCTTCGGCGCCGGCGTGTGCGCCGCCGTCACCCTGAACCACTCGAAGGCGAAAGCCTCCGGATGGGTCGTCATCGCCTTCGGATGGGGCTTCGGCGTGCTCGCCGGCGCGTACACCGCAGGGCCTCTCTCCGGTGGTCATCTCAACCCGGCCGTCACGCTCGGCATCGCGATCGACACCGAGGAGTGGGGCAAGGTCTGGATCTATCTGCTCGGGCAGATGGTCGGCGCGACGCTCGGCGCCGTTCTCGCGTACCTCGTGTACTACGCGCAGTTCAACGCCAACGTCTCCCGCAGCGTCAAGGACAAGGTGACGAGCGCGCACGAGCCGACGCCGACACTCGGCATCTTCTCGACCATCCCGGAGATCCGTAACACGGCGGCCAACCTCGTCACGGAGATCATCGCGACCATCGCCCTGGTGCTGCCCATCCTCGCCTTCGGGCTCACCAAGGGGCTCGGCGAGTCGGGCACGCAGACGCTCATCGTGGCGTTCCTCGTCGTCGGCATCGGCCTCTCGCTCGGCGGGCCCACCGGCTACGCCATCAACCCGGCCCGCGACCTGGGCCCGCGCATCGTGCACACGTTCCTGCCGATCCCGAACAAGGGGACGTCCGACTGGAGTTACGCCTGGATCCCCGTGGCCGGGCCGCTGATCGGCGGAGCGCTCGCAGGTCTCATCTACAACGTAGCCTTCTGACGCTAGGGGTAGCCATGCCGGACAACTCCGAGAAGTTCGTCGCCGCCATCGACCAGGGCACCACCTCCAGCCGCTGCATCATCTTCAACCACGCGGGCGAGATCGTCGCCGTCGACCAGCGCGAGCACCGCCAGATCTTTCCGAAGCCGGGGTGGGTCGAGCACGACGCCACCGAGATCTGGTCCAAGGTGCAGGCCGTGGTCGCGGGAGCGATCGCCAAGGCCGGGCTCAGGGCCGACCAGCTCAGCGCCCTCGGCATCACCAACCAGCGCGAGACGACGGTCCTGTGGGACCGCGCCACGGGCAAGCCCGTGCACAACGCGATCGTCTGGCAGGACACCCGGACGTCGGCGCTCTGCAACGAACTGGGCGGCGCCGACGGCCAGGACAGGTTCCGGGAGCAGACCGGGCTGCCGCTCGCGAGCTACTTCTCCGGGCCCAAGGCGGCCTGGCTGCTCGACAACGTACCCGGGCTCCGGGCCCGCGCCGAGCGCGGCGAGATAGCCTTCGGCACCATCGACTCCTGGCTGATCTGGAACCTCACCGGCGGCACGGACGGCGGCGTGCACGTCACGGACGTCACCAACGCCGGGCGCACCATGCTGATGAATCTGGCCACCCTCCAGTGGGACCAGTCGATCCTGGCCGCGATGAACGTCCCGGAGGCGGTCCTTCCGGAGATCAGGTCGTCCGCCGAGGTCTATGGCACCGCGGTCGGGCAGCTCTCCGGTGTGCCGGTCGCCTCCGCGCTCGGCGACCAGCAGGCGGCCATTTTCGGGCAGGCCTGCTACGACACGGGGACGGCCAAGAACACGTACGGAACCGGCAGCTTCTTGTTGCTCAACACCGGTAACCGGCCCGTTCCCTCGAAGAACGGGCTGCTCACCACGATGGGCTACAAGATCGGCTCCGATGCGCCCGTCTACTGCCTCGAAGGGGCGATCGCCATCACCGGCGCCCTTGTGCAGTGGTTCCGCGACCAGCTCGGCATCATCCGCAGCGCCGACGAGATCGAGCCCCTGGCCGCGAGCGTGGAGGACAACGGCGGCGCGTACATCGTGCCCGCGTTCTCCGGTCTCTTCGCGCCCTACTGGCGCTCCGACGCGCGCGGCGTCGTCACCGGGCTCACCCGGTACGTGACCAAGGCGCATCTGGCACGCGCCGTCCTCGAGGCGACCAGCTGGCAGACCCGTGAGGTCGTCGACGCCATGTACCAGGACTCCGGGGTGCAGCTGCGGACCCTGAAGGTGGACGGCGGCATGACCAAGAACAATCTGCTGATGCAGCATCAGGCGGACGTTCTCGGGGTGCCGGTGATCCGGCCGAAGGTCTCCGAGACGACGTGTCTGGGCGCCGCGTACGCCGCCGGGCTCGCGACCGGCGTGTGGAACGACCTCGACGAGCTGAAGGCGCACTGGCAGCAGGACGTCGAGTGGACGCCGGCGATGGACACGGAGGCGCGCGAGCGCGAGTACCACAACTGGCACAAGGCGGTGGAGCGGAGCTTCGGCTGGCACGAGGACGGCGCGAGCTGAGCCGAGAGCCGAGCCGAGGATGACCGCGGCCCGTACCCCGGTCGGCGGGGGTACGGGCCGTGGCTGTGCACGCCTTCACGCGCTCACGTCGTCGCGGGCTCCCTGGCCGCGGCGGCGGCCTCCATCGCGTGCTGGACCACTCCGATGAGCACTTCCTTGACGGACTGCCGCTCGCGCGCGTCGCACATCACCACGGGGACGCCGGGGTCGAGGTCGAGCGCCTGGCGCACGGCCTCGGCGGGGTAACGCGACGCGCCCTCGAAGCAGTTGACGCCGACGACGAAGGGTATGGAGCGGCGCTCGAAGTAGTCGACGGCCGCGAAGCAGTCCTCCAGGCGGCGGGTGTCGGCGAGGACCACGGCGCCGAGCGCTCCGGTGGCCAGCTCGTCCCAGAGGAACCAGAAGCGGTCCTGGCCCGGGGTGCCGAAGACGTACAGGACCAGGTCCTCGCGGAGGGTGATGCGCCCGAAGTCCATGGCGACGGTGGTGGTGTGCTTGTCCGAGACGCCGCTGGTGTCGTCGACCGGGCGGCCCGCCTCGCTGAGCAGCTCCTCGGTGCGCAGCGGTTTGATCTCGCTGACGGCGCCGACAAGGGTCGTCTTGCCCACGCCGAAGCCGCCCGCCACGAGGATCTTCAGCGTGACCGGCTCGACGGGGGCCTTGCCGCGCTCAGAACGCTTGAAGATCATCGCTCGCTTCTCCTGGATGAGTGGTGTCGCGTGAACCAGTGGTGACGGTGGGGTCGGGGGTGACGGTGGGGTCGGGGGTGACGGTGGGGTCAGGGGTGTCGCGCGGGGCCGGGCCGTATCCGCCACCGCCCGGAGTTTCGATCACGAGTACGTCGCCGGGGCCCGCGTCCGCGAAGTCGCTGGCCTCCAGCGTCTGGACGCTGCCGTCGGCACGCTCCAGGCGGCCTGTGCCGAGCGCTCCGGGGCTGCCGCCCGCCATGCCGTACGGCGCGACCCTGCGGTGCTGCGAGAGCGTGGAGACCGTCATCGGTTCGCGGAAGCGGATGCGGCGCACGGCCCCGTCCCCGCCGCGCCACGTGCCGGCGCCGCCGCTGCCCCTACGCACCGCGAACTCCTCCAGGAGCACGGGCAGGCGCCACTCGAGGACTTCGGGGTCGGTGAGCCGGGAGTTGGTCATGTGGGTCTGGACGACGGGCGCCCCGTCGAAGCCGTCGCCCGCCCCGGATCCCGAGGCCACCGTCTCGTAGTACTGGTGGCGGTCGTTTCCGAAGGTGACGTTGTTCATCGTTCCGGAGCCCTCGGCCTGGACGCCCAGCGCTCCGTAGAGGGCGCCGGTGATCGCCTGTGAGGTCTCGACGTTCCCGGCGACGACGGCCGCCGGCGGCTCGGGGGCGAGCAGGGAGCCCGGCGGCACGATGATGCGCAGGGGGCGCAGACAGCCGTCGTTGAGCGGGATGTCCTCGGCCACCAGGGTGCGGAAGACGTACAGGACAGCGGCGTTGACCACCGCGAAGGGTGCGTTGAAGTTCGTGGGGAGCTGGGGGGACGTACCGGTGAAGTCGATGGTCGCCGAGCGGGCTTCGCGGTCGACCGAGACGCGGACCCGGATGACGGCCCCCGAGTCAGTTGGATATACGAACTCGCCCTCTTCAAGGGCGTCGATGACACGGCGTACCGCTTCTTCGGCGTTGTCCTGTACGTGCCTCATGTACGCCTGGACGACATCGAGCCCGAAGTTCTCGATCATGCGGGCGACTTCGTCGACGCCCTTCTGGTTGGCGGCGATCTGGGCGCGCAGGTCGGCGAGGTTGGTGGCTGGGTTGCGGGAGGGGTAGGGGGCGTCGGTGAGCAGACTCTGGGTCTCGTCCTCACGGAAGCGACCGCCCTCCACAAGAAGCCAGTTGTCGAAGAGAATGCCTTCCTCCTCGATGGAGCGGCTGTTGGCGGGCATGGAGCCGGGGGCGATCCCGCCGATCTCCGCGTGGTGCCCGCGCGAGGCCACGTAGAACAGGACCCGCTCCCCCGGAGTGTCGAAGACCGGTGTGATGACGGTGACGTCCGGGAGGTGGGTTCCGCCGTGGTAGGGGTCGTTGACCGCGTAGGCGTCCCCGGGGCGCATGCCGCTGCCGCGGCGCTGGATCACCTCCTTGACGCTGGTGCCCATCGAGCCCAGGTGCACCGGGATGTGCGGGGCGTTGGCGACGAGGTTGCCGTCCGGGTCGAAGAGCGCGCAGGAGAAGTCGAGCCGCTCCTTGATGTTGACCGACTGGGCCGTGGACTCCAGGCGGGCGCCCATCTGTTCGGCGATCGACATGAAGAGGTTGTTGAAGACTTCGAGGAGGACGGGGTCGGCCGCGGTGCTCGCCGCGGAACCCCCGGGCACCGCCACACGTTCCATGACCAGGTGCCCCTCGCGTGACATGGCCGCCTGCCAGCCGTCGTCCACGACCGTCGTGGCGCTGGCCTCGGTGATGATCGCGGGACCGTCGACTCTCTCGCCGGGCGGCAGCTCCTCGCGGCGGTGCAGGGGCACGTCGCGCCAGGCGCCGCCCGTGTGCAGCCTGACGGTCTCCGGAGCGCCTCGTTGCGTGTCACCGGCGAGCACGGAGAGGTCGGGCTGCTCGGTCAGGCCGGTGGCCTCCACGGAGAGCGCCTCGACGACGACGGGGCGGTCCAGGGTGAAGGAGTAGGTGGTGCGGTGGCGTTCCTCGAAGACGCGGATCATGCTGTCCGGCTCGGTGAGCTCCACGGTGAGCGTGGTGTCGGTGCCGTCGTAGCGCAGCTGGGCGCGGCGTGTGACGCGGATGCGGTCCTCGGGCACGTCCTCGGCGAGGAGTTCGGCTCGGGCCGCTTCCTCCAGGTCGTCGGCGGTCTTCAGGACGCGGGGCATCGCGGACGGTTCGAGGCGGGCCTCCACGGACTGCTCGCGCATCGCGGTGGTGTCGGCGAGGCCGATGCCGAGCGCGGAGAGCACTCCCGCCATGGGCGGTACGAGGACGGTGCGGATGCCGAGCGAGTCGGCGACCATGCAGGCGTGCTGGCCGCCCGCGCCACCGAACGTCGTGAGGGCGTAGCGGGTGACGTCGTGGCCCTTCTGGACCGAGATGCGCTTGACGGCGGCCGCGATGTTGGCCACCGCGATCTGCAGATAGCCCTCGGCGACCTGCTCCGGAGTGCGGTCGTCGCCGGTGCGTTCCCTGATGTTGTCGGCCAGCGCGGTGAAGCGGTCGCGCACGTGCGCCTCGTCGAGCTGCTGGTCGCCGTCAGGGCCGAACACCCGGGGGAAATAGGCGGGTTGGATGCGCCCGAGGGCGACGTTGGCATCGGTGACGGTGAGCGGGCCGCCGCCCCGGTAGCTCGCCGGGCCCGGTGCGGCGCCCGCCGAGTCGGGGCCCACGCGGTAGCGGCTGCCGTCGAAGTGGAGCACAGAGCCGCCGCCCGCCGCGACGGTGTGGATGTCCAGCATCGGGGCGCGCAGCCGTACGCCCGCGATCCGCGTGGTGAAGACCCGTTCGTACTCGCCCGCGTAGTGCGACACGTCCGTGGACGTGCCGCCCATGTCGAAGCCGATGACGCGGTCGAAGCCCGCGCGCTGCGACATACGGGCCATGCCGACGATGCCGCCGGCGGGCCCGGAAAGGATCGCGTCCTTGCCGCGGAACTGGCCCGCTTCGGTGAGGCCGCCGTTCGACTGCATGAACATCAGCCGTACGCCGCTGAGTTCGTCGGCGACGTGCTGGACGTAGCGGTGCAGGACGGGCGACAGATAGGCGTCGACGACCGCCGTGTCGCCGCGCGGGACCAGCTTCATCAGCGGGCTGACCTCGCTGGAGAGTGAGACCTGCGGAAAGCCCGTACGGACGGCCAGTTCGGCGATCGCCCGCTCGTGGGCGGGGTGCAGATGGCTGTGCATACAGACCACCGCCACGGCCCGGATGCCGTCTTCGTAGGCCTCGCGCAGCGGCCCGGCGAGCTGCTCCAGGTCGGGCGCCCGCAGGACCTCGCCCTCGGCGGTGACCCGCTCGTCGGCCTCGATGACCCGGTCGTACAGCAGCTCCGGAAGGACGATCTCCCGGGCGAAGATGTGAGGGCGGTTCTGGTAGGCGATGCGCAGGGCGTCGCCGAAGCCGCGGGTGATCACCAGGGCGGTGGGCTCGCCCTTGCGCTCAAGGAGGGCGTTGGTGGCGACGGTGGTGCCCATCCGGACGGCGTCGATGGGAACGTCCGCCGTGTCGTCGGGAACGCCCGGAGCGGCACCCAGGAGTTCACGGATGCCCGCGACGGCGGCGTCGGTGTAGCGGGAGGGGTTGTCCGACAGGAGTTTGTGCGTGAGCAGACGCCCGTCGGGACGCCGCGCGACGATGTCCGTGAAGGTGCCGCCCCTGTCGACCCAGAACTGCCAGCCAGTCACGTCTCACTCCCCGATTCCGCGCTGTTCAGAGCGCCCGGAGGCCGTTGATCACGTCGCGCAGAATACTCTCGTCCGGCAGTTCCGCAGGGGGTACGGGACGTGTCACGTGGACGAGTTCGTCGTCCACGAGATCGCCGATGAGGACGCGGATCACGCCGATGGGAAGGTCCAGTTCGGCCGCCAGCTCGGCGACCGACTGGGGGCTGTCACGGCAGAGCCCGACGATGTCCACGTGCTCCGGAGACAGCGTCCTGTCCGCCTCCGGGTCGCCGGCTCGGGCTTCCGCGATGACGACCGCGATCAGATCGAGGCGGTGCTGGGCCGGACTCGTGGTCCGGCCGCGCGTCATGGCGTACGGCCGCACCACGGGCCCGGCGTCGTCGTCGAACCAGCGATGCGTCCCCTGTGTCCCCTGTGTCCCCTGACCGTCTTCGCTCATACCCTCCCGCTACCCTCCCGTGGGCAGGTCGGTGCGCGGCGCCGTACCCAGATGCACACCCACCCTCTTGACCAGCAGCGTCATTTCGTACGCGACCAGGCCTACATCGGAGTCGGCGTCCGCGAGGACGGCGAGGCAGCTGCCGTCGCCCGCGGCCGTGACGAACAGGAAGGCGTCGTCGAGCTCGACCACGGTCTGGCGGACCCTGCCCGCCTCGAAGTGGCGTCCGACGCCCTTGGCGAGGCTGTGGAAGCCGGAGGCGACAGCCGCGAGGTGCTCGCTGTCCTCCCTCGTCAGATCCTGCGATACGCCGGTGGGCAGGCCGTCGCCGGAGAGCACGAGCGCCTTGCGGATGCTGGCGACACGCTGCACCAGGTCGTCGAGGAGCCAGTTCAGCTCCCTCGCCGTCCCGGTATTGGCGATGCGTGCGTCGGCCTTCGGTGCGGTCATCGACCGTCCCCCTCAGATGTCGTTCCTGGTGCTGTGCCGTCGGAGGCGTCTTCGCCCGCGGCGTTCTCTTCACGACCACGCTGCCAGCCACGCTGGAGCGAAGCCATCCGGTTGCGTACCTCGTCGGCGTCGCGCTCCTCCGGCCTGGTCGTGGCCGGGGCCGGGTCGCGCTCCGTGCGCTGGTCCGGACCGTCCTTCAACTGTGGGGCGAGATTGGCCTGGCGGACGCGCCGGGGCAGTCCGCCGGGTGCGGTGGTGGGCGCCGGGGGCCGGCCGACGCGGGGCTCTGTCTCCGTGCGCGGCGTTTCCGTACGCGGGGACTCCGTACGCGGGGACTCCGTACGCCGGCTGCGCCTCGGGAGGTCCGGCGGGGC from Streptomyces sp. BA2 encodes:
- a CDS encoding lipid-transfer protein; translation: MTSEVAVLGAGMHPWGKWGRSFIEYGTAAARAALADAGVDWRDVGSIVGADTVRGGYPGYVAGATFAKALGWQGARVASVYAACASGAQAINTARTQILAGLADVVLVVGADAAPKGFFRPAGGDRHDDPDWLRFRLLGATNPTYFGLYARRRMAVHGDTLEDFAQVKVKNAAAGALNPNARYRKAVSADEVAASAVVADPLRLLDICATSDGAAALVLSSMEFARRRGATSPVRIRAVSTVTPTYPNTVLDLPDIATDSAAAVAPADGTFRASIAHAAYEEAGIGPDELSVAEVYDLSTALELQWYEDLGLCGEGEGAKLLREGATAPGGRIPVNPSGGLASFGEAVPAQAIAQVCELTWQLRGTAGARQVAGARAGITANQGLFGHGSSVVAVR
- a CDS encoding MIP/aquaporin family protein, whose product is MYSNGDIFVGEIIGTAILILFGAGVCAAVTLNHSKAKASGWVVIAFGWGFGVLAGAYTAGPLSGGHLNPAVTLGIAIDTEEWGKVWIYLLGQMVGATLGAVLAYLVYYAQFNANVSRSVKDKVTSAHEPTPTLGIFSTIPEIRNTAANLVTEIIATIALVLPILAFGLTKGLGESGTQTLIVAFLVVGIGLSLGGPTGYAINPARDLGPRIVHTFLPIPNKGTSDWSYAWIPVAGPLIGGALAGLIYNVAF
- the glpK gene encoding glycerol kinase GlpK, which encodes MPDNSEKFVAAIDQGTTSSRCIIFNHAGEIVAVDQREHRQIFPKPGWVEHDATEIWSKVQAVVAGAIAKAGLRADQLSALGITNQRETTVLWDRATGKPVHNAIVWQDTRTSALCNELGGADGQDRFREQTGLPLASYFSGPKAAWLLDNVPGLRARAERGEIAFGTIDSWLIWNLTGGTDGGVHVTDVTNAGRTMLMNLATLQWDQSILAAMNVPEAVLPEIRSSAEVYGTAVGQLSGVPVASALGDQQAAIFGQACYDTGTAKNTYGTGSFLLLNTGNRPVPSKNGLLTTMGYKIGSDAPVYCLEGAIAITGALVQWFRDQLGIIRSADEIEPLAASVEDNGGAYIVPAFSGLFAPYWRSDARGVVTGLTRYVTKAHLARAVLEATSWQTREVVDAMYQDSGVQLRTLKVDGGMTKNNLLMQHQADVLGVPVIRPKVSETTCLGAAYAAGLATGVWNDLDELKAHWQQDVEWTPAMDTEAREREYHNWHKAVERSFGWHEDGAS
- a CDS encoding GTP-binding protein, which produces MIFKRSERGKAPVEPVTLKILVAGGFGVGKTTLVGAVSEIKPLRTEELLSEAGRPVDDTSGVSDKHTTTVAMDFGRITLREDLVLYVFGTPGQDRFWFLWDELATGALGAVVLADTRRLEDCFAAVDYFERRSIPFVVGVNCFEGASRYPAEAVRQALDLDPGVPVVMCDARERQSVKEVLIGVVQHAMEAAAAAREPATT
- a CDS encoding hydantoinase B/oxoprolinase family protein codes for the protein MTGWQFWVDRGGTFTDIVARRPDGRLLTHKLLSDNPSRYTDAAVAGIRELLGAAPGVPDDTADVPIDAVRMGTTVATNALLERKGEPTALVITRGFGDALRIAYQNRPHIFAREIVLPELLYDRVIEADERVTAEGEVLRAPDLEQLAGPLREAYEDGIRAVAVVCMHSHLHPAHERAIAELAVRTGFPQVSLSSEVSPLMKLVPRGDTAVVDAYLSPVLHRYVQHVADELSGVRLMFMQSNGGLTEAGQFRGKDAILSGPAGGIVGMARMSQRAGFDRVIGFDMGGTSTDVSHYAGEYERVFTTRIAGVRLRAPMLDIHTVAAGGGSVLHFDGSRYRVGPDSAGAAPGPASYRGGGPLTVTDANVALGRIQPAYFPRVFGPDGDQQLDEAHVRDRFTALADNIRERTGDDRTPEQVAEGYLQIAVANIAAAVKRISVQKGHDVTRYALTTFGGAGGQHACMVADSLGIRTVLVPPMAGVLSALGIGLADTTAMREQSVEARLEPSAMPRVLKTADDLEEAARAELLAEDVPEDRIRVTRRAQLRYDGTDTTLTVELTEPDSMIRVFEERHRTTYSFTLDRPVVVEALSVEATGLTEQPDLSVLAGDTQRGAPETVRLHTGGAWRDVPLHRREELPPGERVDGPAIITEASATTVVDDGWQAAMSREGHLVMERVAVPGGSAASTAADPVLLEVFNNLFMSIAEQMGARLESTAQSVNIKERLDFSCALFDPDGNLVANAPHIPVHLGSMGTSVKEVIQRRGSGMRPGDAYAVNDPYHGGTHLPDVTVITPVFDTPGERVLFYVASRGHHAEIGGIAPGSMPANSRSIEEEGILFDNWLLVEGGRFREDETQSLLTDAPYPSRNPATNLADLRAQIAANQKGVDEVARMIENFGLDVVQAYMRHVQDNAEEAVRRVIDALEEGEFVYPTDSGAVIRVRVSVDREARSATIDFTGTSPQLPTNFNAPFAVVNAAVLYVFRTLVAEDIPLNDGCLRPLRIIVPPGSLLAPEPPAAVVAGNVETSQAITGALYGALGVQAEGSGTMNNVTFGNDRHQYYETVASGSGAGDGFDGAPVVQTHMTNSRLTDPEVLEWRLPVLLEEFAVRRGSGGAGTWRGGDGAVRRIRFREPMTVSTLSQHRRVAPYGMAGGSPGALGTGRLERADGSVQTLEASDFADAGPGDVLVIETPGGGGYGPAPRDTPDPTVTPDPTVTPDPTVTTGSRDTTHPGEASDDLQAF
- a CDS encoding DUF742 domain-containing protein, translating into MSEDGQGTQGTQGTHRWFDDDAGPVVRPYAMTRGRTTSPAQHRLDLIAVVIAEARAGDPEADRTLSPEHVDIVGLCRDSPQSVAELAAELDLPIGVIRVLIGDLVDDELVHVTRPVPPAELPDESILRDVINGLRAL
- a CDS encoding roadblock/LC7 domain-containing protein, translated to MTAPKADARIANTGTARELNWLLDDLVQRVASIRKALVLSGDGLPTGVSQDLTREDSEHLAAVASGFHSLAKGVGRHFEAGRVRQTVVELDDAFLFVTAAGDGSCLAVLADADSDVGLVAYEMTLLVKRVGVHLGTAPRTDLPTGG